A single window of Archangium gephyra DNA harbors:
- a CDS encoding alpha/beta fold hydrolase, giving the protein MSSRTRLKGIRLARTMPMQRVGDLEVHYRERGQGSPLVLISGNWTTSLWWQPLMELLPPGLRAIAYDLRGRGLTRGPVLPQSMPTHAGDLHGLLDALGLMRVHLIGHSLGSAVAMQLALEHPERVHTLTVLAPAWVEGMPAAYNLPAHQLSLHDNRDYFAAAMRGMAPGAPDDALWQQLLDEGHQQHRDASLATIQALVDWAPGERLKALHTLPSLVVSGETDPLSTVDMGKRCASLLGARHHVMKGVGHSPNLETPRDFLEVWREFAAEQ; this is encoded by the coding sequence ATGTCTTCGCGGACCCGCCTGAAGGGGATTAGGCTCGCCCGCACCATGCCCATGCAGCGTGTTGGAGACCTCGAGGTGCACTACCGGGAGCGCGGTCAGGGCTCTCCACTGGTGCTCATTTCCGGCAACTGGACCACGAGCCTGTGGTGGCAGCCCTTGATGGAGCTGCTCCCGCCCGGGTTGCGCGCCATCGCCTATGACCTGCGCGGACGCGGCCTCACCCGCGGCCCCGTGCTCCCGCAGAGCATGCCCACGCACGCGGGAGACCTGCACGGACTGCTCGATGCCCTGGGGCTGATGCGGGTGCATTTGATCGGCCACTCCCTCGGAAGCGCCGTGGCGATGCAGCTCGCGCTCGAGCACCCGGAGCGCGTGCACACGCTCACCGTGCTGGCACCGGCCTGGGTGGAGGGCATGCCCGCGGCCTACAACCTGCCCGCGCACCAGCTCTCCCTGCACGACAACCGGGACTACTTCGCGGCCGCCATGCGCGGCATGGCCCCGGGCGCCCCGGACGACGCCCTGTGGCAGCAGCTCCTCGACGAGGGCCACCAGCAGCACCGCGACGCCTCCCTGGCCACGATCCAGGCCCTGGTGGACTGGGCCCCCGGCGAGCGCCTGAAGGCCCTGCACACCCTCCCCTCCCTGGTGGTGAGCGGCGAGACGGATCCCCTCTCCACCGTGGACATGGGAAAGCGCTGCGCCAGCCTCCTGGGAGCCCGCCACCACGTGATGAAGGGCGTGGGACACTCGCCCAACCTGGAGACGCCGCGCGACTTCCTCGAGGTGTGGCGGGAGTTCGCCGCCGAGCAGTGA